In Pseudomonas hamedanensis, a single window of DNA contains:
- a CDS encoding winged helix-turn-helix transcriptional regulator, which yields MAKQKLLAQSECPVARALEAIGDRWALMIIRDAFDDVRRFSEFQKRLGLARNILTVKLKMLVELGVFEIQPASDGSAYKEYALTERGRALFPIIVSLRQWGERYLFDSGEQCSILLDNERSEPVETLAVRSRGGELLSPADCHRRVVTR from the coding sequence ATGGCCAAGCAGAAACTACTGGCCCAAAGCGAATGCCCGGTGGCCCGCGCACTGGAGGCCATCGGCGATCGTTGGGCGTTGATGATCATTCGTGATGCGTTCGACGACGTGCGCCGCTTCAGTGAGTTCCAGAAGCGTCTTGGCCTCGCCAGGAACATCCTCACGGTCAAATTGAAAATGCTCGTCGAGTTGGGAGTGTTTGAGATTCAGCCAGCGTCCGACGGCAGTGCCTACAAGGAATACGCGCTGACCGAGCGGGGCCGTGCACTGTTCCCCATCATTGTCAGCCTGCGCCAGTGGGGCGAGCGCTATCTGTTTGACAGCGGCGAGCAGTGCTCGATATTGCTCGACAACGAACGCTCCGAACCCGTCGAAACCCTCGCTGTGCGCTCGCGTGGTGGCGAGTTGCTGAGCCCGGCGGATTGTCACCGCCGGGTTGTTACGCGGTAG